In Rhodamnia argentea isolate NSW1041297 chromosome 4, ASM2092103v1, whole genome shotgun sequence, the following proteins share a genomic window:
- the LOC115744605 gene encoding tetraspanin-8-like: MVRLSNNLVGILNLLTFLLSIPILGAGIWLSNRASTDCEKFLERPVIALGVFLMIVSLAGLVGACCRVSWLLWLYLLVMFLLIVLLFCFTVFAFVVTNKGAGEALGERGYKEYRLGDYSHWLQKRVNSTKNWNKIRSCLSDSKVCSTFHDKYLSDPIEKFYTEHLSALQSGCCKPSNDCNFTYVSPTMWNETAGAVYSNPDCNAWDNDPKVLCYNCQSCKAGLLQNVKSDWKKVAVVNIIFLLFLIVVYTVGCCAFRNNREDNSYGRYKGPY; encoded by the exons ATGGTCCGCCTGAGCAACAACCTTGTGGGCATCCTCAATCTCCTCACCTTCCTCCTCTCGATCCCGATCCTCGGCGCCGGCATATGGCTCTCCAACCGGGCCAGCACCGACTGCGAGAAGTTCCTCGAGCGGCCGGTCATCGCCCTCGGCGTCTTCCTCATGATCGTCTCCCTCGCCGGCCTCGTCGGCGCGTGCTGCCGCGTGTCCTGGCTCCTCTGGCTCTACCTACTCGTCATGTTCTTGCTCATCGTCCTCTTGTTCTGCTTCACCGTCTTCGCCTTCGTCGTGACGAACAAGGGGGCCGGTGAGGCTCTAGGCGAGCGAGGGTATAAGGAGTACCGGCTCGGGGATTACTCGCATTGGTTGCAGAAGCGGGTGAACAGCACCAAGAATTGGAACAAGATCAGGAGCTGCTTGAGCGACAGCAAGGTCTGCTCGACCTTTCATGACAAGTACTTGAGCGACCCGATCGAGAAGTTTTACACCGAGCACTTGTCTGCACTTCAG TCCGGTTGTTGCAAGCCGTCGAATGACTGCAATTTTACGTACGTGAGCCCGACCATGTGGAACGAGACTGCTGGCGCTGTCTACTCCAATCCCGATTGTAATGCGTGGGACAACGACCCCAAGGTTCTGTGCTACAATTGCCAGTCGTGCAAGGCAGGGCTGTTGCAGAATGTCAAGAGCGACTGGAAGAAGGTGGCCGTGGTCAACATCAtattcctcctcttcctcattGTTGTATACACGGTGGGTTGCTGCGCCTTCAGGAACAATAGAGAGGACAACTCTTATGGTAGATACAAGGGGCCCTACTGA
- the LOC115744543 gene encoding WAT1-related protein At4g30420-like has product MGGFEDYKPVMAMSGLQFAYAALTLLARASFLQGVSPRVFVVYRQATATLFISPIAFLGRTSLGWKSFSLIFLASLIGVAINQNIYYEGMYLASSSIASATNNVIPATTFLLASALGMEKVNGRSLRSVAKILGTAVCVGGAIVMALLRGPKLLNAEFHLRSRSIFAAEGDSWLLGCVFLLGSACCWSIWLILQVPMSASHPDHLSLSAWMCFMSTIQCAIITLFLEQDPEAWKIHSNLGIAAILYSGIVGSGISFFIQSWCISQRGPLFSSTFIPLSTVIVTIFAAIFLHEEIYTGSLAGAIAVVAGLYLVLWGKANDGEINEQTQPNLQIDCAHIVKPSTNESILEKPSRGKCDSSEPLLSEKSSDKTSPV; this is encoded by the exons ATGGGTGGTTTTGAGGATTACAAGCCTGTCATGGCCATGTCTGGCCTGCAGTTCGCTTATGCAGCTCTTACTTTGCTCGCTAGAGCTTCTTTTCTACAAGGGGTGAGCCCTAGAGTCTTTGTTGTGTATAGACAAGCCACAGCCACACTTTTCATTTCACCTATTGCCTTCCTAGGGAG GACTTCACTGGGATGGAAGAGCTTCTCTTTGATATTCTTGGCATCTCTCATTGG GGTAGCAATCAATCAAAACATTTACTATGAGGGTATGTACTTAGCATCATCGTCGATCGCTAGTGCAACAAACAACGTTATCCCTGCAACCACATTTCTGCTGGCGTCTGCTCTTGG AATGGAGAAGGTTAATGGAAGAAGTCTAAGAAGCGTAGCCAAGATATTGGGCACGGCAGTCTGCGTTGGCGGAGCGATTGTTATGGCGTTGCTCAGGGGACCAAAGCTTCTAAACGCAGAGTTCCATCTACGCTCAAGGTCTATTTTTGCTGCTGAAGGTGACAGTTGGTTGCTGGGTTGCGTATTTCTCTTGGGAAGCGCTTGTTGCTGGTCGATTTGGTTGATTCTGCAG GTCCCAATGTCGGCAAGCCATCCTGACCATCTATCTCTATCGGCTTGGATGTGTTTTATGTCCACAATTCAATGTGCAATCATTACATTATTCCTCGAACAAGATCCTGAAGCATGGAAGATCCATTCCAACCTCGGAATAGCTGCTATTCTATATTCT GGAATTGTAGGATCCGGAATTTCTTTCTTCATCCAGTCGTGGTGCATTTCCCAAAGAGGCCCTCTCTTCTCCTCGACGTTCATCCCTCTGAGCACTGTTATCGTAACCATTTTTGCTGCTATATTTCTGCACGAAGAAATATATACTGGAAG CCTGGCAGGTGCAATTGCGGTAGTAGCTGGCTTATATTTAGTGCTATGGGGTAAAGCTAATGACGGTGAGATCAATGAACAGACACAGCCCAACCTTCAAATTGATTGTGCTCACATCGTAAAGCCATCTACCAATGAGTCGATACTGGAGAAGCCGTCAAGAGGTAAATGTGATTCATCAGAACCTCTTTTATCAGAAAAATCGTCTGATAAAACAAGCCCTGTCTAG
- the LOC115744619 gene encoding cytochrome c oxidase subunit 6b-2 yields MADIELKTAPADFRFPTTNQSRHCFTRYIEFHRCVAAKGEESRECEKFAKYYRSLCPGEWVDRWNEQRENGVFPGPL; encoded by the exons ATGGCGGAT ATTGAACTGAAAACAGCACCAGCTGATTTTCGATTCCCTACAACAAACCAGAGCAGACATTGCTTCACTCGCTACATTGAATTCCATAG GTGCGTTGCAGCAAAAGGCGAAGAGTCTCGTGAATGCGAGAAATTTGCCAAATACTATCGTTCCTTGTGCCCTGGGGAATGG GTTGACAGGTGGAATGAGCAGAGGGAGAATGGGGTTTTCCCGGGGCCTCTCTAA